One window of the Klebsiella oxytoca genome contains the following:
- the sppA gene encoding signal peptide peptidase SppA yields the protein MRTLWRLLAGIFKWTWRVLNFIRQLALNVVFLVLVLACVGIWSQFSSTTTEHKTRGALLMDITGVVVDKPSASSKLSVIGRQLFGASSDRLQENSLFDIVQTIRQAKDDRNITGIVLDLKNFAGGDQPSMQYIGKALREFRDSGKPVYAIGSSYSQGQYYLASFANKIWLSPQGEVDLHGFATNGLYYKSLLDKLKVSTHVFRVGTYKSAVEPFIRDDMSPAAREVDSRWIGELWQNYLNTIAANRQITAQQVFPGAQGVIDGLRKVDGDTAKYALDNKLVDELGTSTDVEKALTKQFGWSKADNNYSAISYYDYTVKTPADQGSAIAVIFANGAIMDGEETPGNVGGDTTAAQIRDARLDPKVKAIVLRVNSPGGSVSASEVIREELAAAKAAGKPVVVSMGGMAASGGYWISTPADYIVANPSTLTGSIGIFGVINTVQDTLGSIGVHTDGVATSPLADVSTTKALPPEVQQLMQLSIENGYKRFITLVANARKSTPEKIDQIAQGHVWTGEDAKANGLVDSLGDFDDAVAKAAELAKLKQWHINYYQEDPTFFSMVVDSLTGSVRAALPAAVQAYLPAPVAAAADAVKKESDKLAAFNDPQNRYAFCLTCANIR from the coding sequence ATGCGAACTCTTTGGCGACTGCTCGCCGGAATTTTTAAATGGACATGGCGAGTGCTCAATTTCATTCGCCAGCTCGCACTGAACGTGGTTTTCCTGGTGTTGGTGCTCGCCTGCGTCGGCATCTGGTCCCAGTTCAGCAGTACAACGACAGAGCATAAAACGCGCGGTGCGCTACTAATGGATATCACCGGCGTGGTGGTCGATAAACCTTCGGCCAGCAGCAAGCTGAGCGTGATTGGTCGTCAGCTGTTCGGCGCCAGCTCCGACCGCCTGCAGGAAAACTCGCTGTTCGATATCGTACAGACGATTCGCCAGGCAAAAGACGACCGGAATATTACCGGTATCGTGCTGGATCTGAAGAACTTTGCCGGCGGCGATCAGCCGTCGATGCAGTATATCGGTAAAGCGCTGCGTGAATTCCGCGATAGCGGCAAGCCGGTCTACGCCATCGGCAGCAGCTACAGCCAGGGCCAGTATTATCTGGCCAGCTTCGCCAATAAAATCTGGCTCTCGCCGCAGGGCGAAGTGGATCTGCACGGTTTTGCGACCAACGGCCTGTATTACAAATCGCTGCTCGACAAGCTCAAAGTATCGACCCACGTTTTCCGGGTTGGTACCTATAAGTCTGCGGTAGAACCGTTTATCCGCGACGATATGTCTCCGGCCGCGCGCGAGGTGGATAGCCGCTGGATTGGCGAGTTGTGGCAAAACTATCTCAACACTATCGCCGCCAACCGCCAGATCACCGCTCAGCAGGTGTTCCCTGGCGCTCAGGGCGTAATTGATGGGCTGCGTAAAGTCGATGGCGATACCGCAAAATACGCGCTGGACAACAAGCTGGTTGATGAGCTGGGCACCTCCACCGATGTGGAGAAAGCGCTGACAAAACAGTTTGGCTGGAGCAAGGCGGATAACAACTACAGCGCGATCAGCTACTACGACTATACGGTGAAAACCCCTGCCGACCAAGGCTCCGCCATTGCGGTTATCTTTGCTAACGGCGCGATTATGGATGGCGAAGAAACGCCGGGTAACGTCGGCGGCGACACTACCGCTGCGCAGATCCGCGACGCGCGTCTGGACCCGAAAGTGAAAGCTATCGTGCTGCGGGTAAACAGCCCGGGCGGCAGCGTCAGCGCCTCCGAAGTTATTCGCGAAGAGCTGGCGGCGGCAAAAGCAGCAGGTAAGCCGGTTGTAGTCTCGATGGGCGGTATGGCTGCCTCCGGCGGCTACTGGATCTCCACCCCGGCGGATTATATCGTGGCTAACCCAAGCACCCTTACCGGCTCTATCGGTATCTTTGGCGTGATCAATACCGTTCAGGATACGCTGGGTTCAATCGGCGTGCATACCGACGGCGTTGCAACTTCGCCGCTGGCCGACGTCTCCACTACAAAAGCGCTGCCGCCGGAAGTCCAGCAGCTTATGCAGTTGAGCATCGAAAACGGCTATAAACGCTTTATCACCCTGGTGGCGAACGCGCGTAAAAGCACGCCGGAAAAAATCGACCAAATTGCCCAGGGCCACGTCTGGACCGGCGAAGATGCGAAGGCTAACGGCCTGGTCGACAGCCTCGGCGACTTTGACGACGCGGTGGCGAAAGCCGCCGAGCTGGCGAAGCTGAAACAGTGGCATATCAACTATTACCAGGAAGACCCCACCTTCTTCTCAATGGTTGTTGATAGTCTGACCGGTTCAGTCCGCGCGGCGCTACCAGCAGCGGTACAGGCATATTTGCCGGCGCCGGTGGCCGCTGCTGCTGATGCGGTGAAAAAGGAGAGCGATAAGCTTGCGGCGTTCAACGATCCGCAGAACCGCTACGCCTTCTGTTTAACCTGCGCCAATATTCGTTAA
- a CDS encoding NAD(P)H nitroreductase, whose product MDALELLINRRSASRLTDPAPAGEQLENILRAGLRAPDHGTLQPWRFFIIADEGRERFSQLLEKGAIAAGADEKAIEKARSAPFRAPLIITVVARCEDHPKVPKWEQEMSAGCAVMAMQMAAVAQGFNGIWRSGALTESPVVREGFACREQDKIVGFLYLGTPQLKAATNIALPDTSPFVSRF is encoded by the coding sequence ATGGATGCTCTCGAACTACTGATTAATCGCCGCAGCGCTTCACGTCTGACCGACCCCGCCCCGGCGGGCGAGCAGCTGGAAAATATCCTCCGCGCTGGCCTGCGTGCGCCGGACCACGGGACGCTGCAGCCGTGGCGGTTCTTTATTATTGCCGATGAAGGGCGCGAGCGCTTTAGCCAGCTGCTGGAAAAAGGTGCCATAGCCGCTGGCGCGGATGAAAAAGCGATTGAAAAAGCCCGCAGCGCGCCGTTCCGTGCACCGCTGATTATAACCGTGGTCGCGCGCTGTGAAGATCACCCGAAGGTGCCGAAGTGGGAGCAGGAGATGTCGGCGGGCTGTGCGGTGATGGCGATGCAGATGGCGGCAGTCGCCCAGGGTTTCAACGGCATCTGGCGCAGCGGCGCGTTAACCGAGAGCCCGGTTGTACGTGAAGGTTTTGCCTGCCGGGAGCAGGATAAAATCGTGGGATTTCTCTATCTGGGCACGCCGCAGCTTAAAGCCGCAACCAACATCGCGCTGCCGGATACCTCGCCGTTCGTCAGCCGATTCTGA
- the phoC gene encoding acid phosphatase PhoC: MKKRVLALCLASFFSINAFALVPAGNDVTTKPDLYYLTNAQAIDSLALLPPPPEVGSIAFLNDQAMYEKGRLLRGTERGKLAAEDANLSAGGVANAFSGAFGSPITAQDAPELHKLLTNMIEDAGDLATRGAKEKYMRIRPFAFYGVSTCNTKEQDALSKNGSYPSGHTSIGWATALVLAEINPQRQNEILKRGFELGESRVICGYHWQSDVDAARVVGSAVVATLHTNPAFQQQLQKAKDEFSKQQK; encoded by the coding sequence ATGAAAAAACGCGTTCTCGCCCTTTGCCTGGCCAGTTTCTTCTCCATCAACGCTTTCGCCCTGGTTCCCGCCGGTAACGACGTCACCACCAAGCCCGACCTCTACTATCTGACCAACGCGCAGGCCATCGACAGCCTGGCGCTGCTGCCGCCACCGCCGGAAGTTGGCAGCATTGCGTTTTTAAACGATCAGGCAATGTATGAGAAAGGACGTCTGCTGCGCGGCACCGAGCGCGGAAAACTAGCCGCGGAAGACGCCAACCTGAGCGCCGGTGGCGTCGCAAACGCCTTCTCCGGCGCCTTCGGCTCGCCCATTACCGCCCAGGACGCGCCGGAGCTGCATAAGCTGCTCACCAATATGATTGAAGATGCCGGCGATCTGGCGACGCGCGGGGCGAAAGAGAAGTATATGCGTATTCGGCCATTTGCGTTTTATGGCGTCTCTACCTGCAACACCAAAGAGCAGGATGCGCTGTCGAAAAACGGCTCCTATCCTTCCGGACATACCTCAATCGGCTGGGCCACGGCGCTGGTGTTGGCTGAGATTAATCCCCAGCGGCAAAATGAAATCCTCAAGCGCGGCTTTGAGCTCGGTGAAAGTCGGGTTATCTGCGGCTATCACTGGCAGAGCGACGTAGACGCGGCGCGAGTTGTTGGCTCCGCGGTTGTCGCCACGCTGCACACCAATCCGGCATTCCAGCAACAGCTGCAGAAAGCGAAAGACGAATTCAGCAAACAACAGAAATAG